Proteins encoded in a region of the Haloarchaeobius salinus genome:
- a CDS encoding CARDB domain-containing protein, with the protein MDRRVALLTVLLVSLVAAPAATPVSETSDAATLDPSRSASDAIASNETVHAAAETAGPTISRTLTLHLTPDRPGEIRTVVSFDIPEEVTELGVQLQSNADVQSTENFERDGGRYVWTGDGSGGSVTFTYDANETSDMGGRAALAEGLGATSADAQVAEYAFADTGDWALVRAPSMGVDASGYWEGSLRFEREVTVAGEGTTGGYMAYLGPMTTYSETADGQEITLAVPDAAEMRESPEAVLASLANASERLRVGQRDETALVIAAPRTVDWSSAGLQYGDTDAWVVADARLDRANNVWLHEYVHTRQEFRTDRSGRWLTEASADYYAALLAYEQGHIGFDAFREKLERGTADPQSTAVLAEPATWSNSANYLKGALVTGGIDRELRTATDGEATFQRVLRRLNDQESNVDNSDILAAVEAVSGSDVRSYADRYTTGSEAPEPWSRETHAELFGPVPASFAYMLADGSPTVAGPYRNTTVNMSPTLAVGETLEIGATVENVGDGDGTYETQLVVDGSVEATESGELGPGETETLAFERTFDEAGTYDVRVANRELTVTVREPATPRVTSIEAPESVTVGEAFTVRATVDNEAAWPAAGDVSLSLDGEESHTDTVRLPPRSRLTYTGRVTISEAGEHVVRIGGEQVTVTAVEPATTAGTAGDGDAEDGATGDGGGGSGELPMPGFGVTGAVAALVGLLAGIGLHRRQ; encoded by the coding sequence ATGGACCGTCGGGTCGCGCTGCTCACCGTCCTGCTCGTCTCGCTCGTCGCCGCGCCCGCCGCGACGCCGGTGTCGGAGACGTCCGACGCGGCGACGCTCGACCCCTCCAGGTCGGCATCGGACGCGATCGCGTCGAACGAAACCGTCCACGCGGCGGCGGAGACGGCCGGCCCGACGATATCGCGGACGCTCACGCTCCACCTGACGCCGGACCGGCCCGGCGAGATACGGACGGTGGTCAGCTTCGACATCCCCGAGGAGGTGACCGAGCTCGGCGTGCAGTTGCAGTCCAACGCCGACGTGCAGTCGACCGAGAACTTCGAGCGCGACGGCGGCCGGTACGTCTGGACGGGCGACGGGTCCGGCGGCTCGGTGACGTTCACCTACGACGCGAACGAGACGAGCGACATGGGCGGGCGGGCGGCACTCGCCGAGGGACTGGGTGCCACGAGCGCCGACGCGCAGGTGGCGGAGTACGCCTTCGCCGATACGGGCGACTGGGCACTCGTGCGAGCACCCAGCATGGGTGTGGATGCCAGTGGGTACTGGGAAGGTTCCCTCCGATTCGAACGGGAAGTGACGGTCGCCGGTGAGGGGACGACCGGCGGCTACATGGCCTACCTCGGCCCGATGACGACCTACAGCGAGACCGCCGACGGCCAGGAGATCACGCTCGCCGTGCCCGACGCGGCGGAGATGCGCGAATCGCCCGAGGCCGTGCTGGCCAGCCTCGCGAACGCGAGCGAACGGCTCCGGGTGGGCCAGCGCGACGAGACGGCGCTCGTCATCGCCGCACCGCGGACCGTCGACTGGTCCTCGGCCGGGCTCCAGTACGGCGACACGGACGCGTGGGTCGTCGCGGACGCACGGCTCGACCGGGCGAACAACGTCTGGCTGCACGAGTACGTCCACACGAGACAGGAGTTCCGCACGGACCGGTCGGGCCGCTGGCTGACCGAGGCGTCGGCGGACTACTACGCGGCGCTGCTGGCCTACGAGCAGGGCCACATCGGCTTCGACGCGTTCCGCGAGAAGCTCGAACGCGGGACGGCGGATCCGCAGTCGACGGCGGTACTCGCCGAGCCGGCGACCTGGAGCAACAGCGCGAACTACCTCAAGGGCGCGCTCGTCACCGGGGGCATCGACCGCGAACTCCGGACGGCGACCGACGGCGAAGCGACGTTCCAGCGGGTGCTGCGCCGGCTGAATGACCAGGAGAGCAACGTCGACAACAGCGACATCCTGGCCGCGGTCGAGGCGGTGTCGGGGTCGGACGTGCGCTCGTACGCCGACCGGTACACGACCGGGTCCGAGGCACCCGAGCCATGGTCGCGCGAGACCCACGCGGAGCTGTTCGGGCCGGTGCCCGCCTCGTTCGCGTACATGCTGGCCGACGGCTCGCCGACGGTCGCGGGTCCGTACCGGAACACGACGGTCAACATGTCGCCGACGCTGGCGGTCGGGGAGACGCTCGAGATCGGTGCCACCGTGGAGAACGTCGGCGACGGCGACGGGACCTACGAGACGCAGCTCGTCGTCGACGGCTCTGTCGAGGCGACGGAGTCAGGCGAGCTCGGCCCCGGCGAGACCGAGACGCTCGCGTTCGAACGGACGTTCGACGAGGCGGGCACCTACGACGTGCGCGTCGCCAACCGCGAGCTGACCGTGACCGTGCGCGAGCCGGCGACGCCGCGGGTGACGAGCATCGAGGCTCCCGAGTCGGTGACCGTCGGCGAGGCGTTCACCGTCCGGGCGACCGTCGACAACGAGGCGGCCTGGCCGGCCGCGGGCGACGTCTCGCTGTCGCTCGACGGCGAGGAGAGCCACACCGACACCGTCCGGCTCCCGCCCCGGAGCCGGCTCACGTACACCGGGAGGGTGACCATCAGCGAGGCCGGCGAGCACGTCGTCCGCATCGGCGGCGAGCAGGTGACAGTCACCGCCGTCGAGCCGGCGACGACGGCCGGGACGGCCGGTGACGGCGACGCGGAGGACGGCGCGACCGGTGACGGCGGTGGAGGGAGCGGCGAGTTGCCGATGCCGGGCTTCGGTGTCACCGGAGCGGTGGCGGCGCTGGTCGGTCTCCTGGCGGGAATCGGACTGCACCGGCGACAGTGA
- a CDS encoding HVO_0234 family beta-propeller protein, protein MSAEKDISLDEKRVYDGDERKATLYVAAGVGCVAVDVVDERVGGFELAARGTARDVAAGDDVVAVATDEGVLVGRVGAGGEDTHVDAFEGTGHGAAVAVSVVDGPEILAASPGGDLSRLAVDGDGDWTDCGSVEGEVRALSGDLCAAADGVYRLDGEPTHVGLDDARDVSATGTPRAATADGLYRLGNGWLDELAGDATVVASDGGDTGTEDADEPERAHAVVDDELAALSAGEWVAYPDQPEGGVVGVAYDRTTYLVTEEGRVFAAAGDGWRSQSLGVPDVAGVAAVGPN, encoded by the coding sequence ATGAGCGCCGAGAAGGACATCAGCCTCGACGAGAAGCGGGTCTACGACGGCGACGAGCGCAAGGCGACGCTGTACGTGGCCGCCGGTGTCGGCTGCGTCGCGGTCGACGTGGTGGACGAGCGCGTCGGCGGCTTCGAGCTCGCGGCGCGCGGGACGGCACGGGACGTGGCGGCCGGTGACGACGTGGTGGCGGTAGCGACGGACGAGGGCGTGCTGGTCGGCAGGGTCGGCGCGGGCGGGGAGGACACCCACGTCGACGCCTTTGAGGGGACGGGCCACGGCGCGGCGGTCGCCGTCTCGGTGGTCGACGGACCCGAGATTCTCGCGGCGAGCCCCGGCGGCGACCTCTCGCGGCTCGCTGTCGACGGGGACGGCGACTGGACCGACTGCGGCTCCGTCGAGGGCGAGGTCCGCGCGCTCTCGGGCGACCTCTGTGCCGCCGCCGACGGCGTCTACCGGCTCGACGGCGAGCCCACCCACGTCGGCCTCGACGACGCCCGGGACGTGAGCGCGACCGGCACCCCGCGAGCCGCCACCGCCGACGGGCTCTACCGCCTCGGCAACGGCTGGCTGGACGAGCTGGCCGGCGACGCGACGGTGGTGGCCAGCGACGGCGGCGACACCGGTACCGAGGACGCCGACGAGCCCGAACGTGCCCACGCCGTCGTCGACGACGAACTGGCCGCACTCTCGGCCGGCGAGTGGGTCGCCTACCCCGATCAGCCCGAGGGAGGGGTCGTCGGAGTCGCCTACGACCGGACGACGTACCTCGTGACCGAGGAAGGACGGGTGTTCGCGGCGGCCGGCGATGGCTGGCGCTCGCAGTCCCTCGGCGTGCCGGACGTGGCAGGTGTCGCGGCTGTCGGGCCGAACTGA
- a CDS encoding heme NO-binding domain-containing protein produces the protein MHGILHKSLKGYVGEHVPGTTWDEVLEAAGIEPKLYLPVSRYPDEEFTDAITVVAEQTGTSEAVVQRNVGVYLAPELLNTFKAHVKRGWGTAEVIANLEAIYRQIETGDDEAALPSVSTDRISEDTYIVQYQSERRLCDLAKGIIEGIADDFDDEVTISEDACMHDGDGHCELTVEFA, from the coding sequence ATGCACGGGATACTACACAAATCACTGAAGGGGTACGTCGGGGAGCACGTGCCGGGAACGACCTGGGACGAGGTACTGGAGGCGGCGGGCATCGAGCCGAAGCTCTACCTCCCGGTGTCGCGGTACCCGGACGAGGAGTTCACCGACGCGATCACGGTCGTCGCCGAGCAGACGGGCACCTCGGAGGCGGTCGTCCAGCGCAACGTGGGCGTCTACCTCGCGCCGGAGCTGCTCAACACGTTCAAGGCACACGTCAAGCGTGGCTGGGGCACGGCGGAGGTCATCGCCAACCTCGAGGCCATCTACCGGCAGATCGAGACCGGCGACGACGAGGCCGCACTCCCGTCCGTCTCGACCGACCGCATCAGCGAGGACACGTACATCGTCCAGTACCAGTCCGAGCGGCGGCTCTGTGACCTCGCGAAGGGCATCATCGAGGGTATCGCCGACGACTTCGACGACGAGGTCACCATCTCCGAGGACGCCTGCATGCACGACGGCGACGGGCACTGCGAGCTGACCGTCGAGTTCGCGTAG
- the glmM gene encoding phosphoglucosamine mutase, whose translation MKVFGSSGTRGVANEALTPTFVLRVAKAAGTAWGADRVAIARDTRVTGEMLADAAAAGLTSVGVDVDRLGRVPTPGAQAYAEREGVPAMMITASHNPAEYNGVKLVGDDGVELAVPDLERVEDIFLGETFEHATWDEVGRSTRVEDAADRYVDRVLAAVDRETIADADLTVALDPGHGAGALTSPEFFRRLGCRVVTVNAQPDGHFPGRDPEPVPENLGDLGDLVRATDADVGIAHDGDADRAIFYDEHGEYVEGDATLAALAAAELDPSDVTVSAVNVSQRLVDVVEETGARLELTPIGSTNIITRVRELLAEGEHVPLAGEGNGGIFFPDYHIARDGAYTAARFLELLADATVSEVVDPYGGYHNVRRNVEYDRETERTAMLAAAEERAEAADAELDTKDGFRLDYGDAWVLARPSGTEPLVRVYAEARDAARASDLADGMSEALVTAKETA comes from the coding sequence ATGAAGGTATTCGGATCCAGCGGGACACGCGGCGTCGCCAACGAGGCGCTGACGCCGACGTTCGTCCTCCGCGTGGCCAAGGCGGCCGGGACGGCGTGGGGTGCCGACCGGGTCGCCATCGCGCGGGACACACGGGTGACCGGCGAGATGCTCGCCGACGCGGCCGCGGCCGGGCTCACCAGCGTCGGGGTCGACGTGGACCGGCTCGGCCGCGTGCCGACGCCGGGCGCGCAGGCCTACGCCGAGCGCGAGGGCGTCCCGGCGATGATGATAACGGCCAGCCACAACCCGGCGGAGTACAACGGCGTCAAGCTCGTCGGCGACGACGGCGTCGAGCTCGCCGTCCCCGACCTCGAACGCGTCGAGGACATCTTCCTCGGCGAGACGTTCGAGCACGCGACCTGGGACGAGGTGGGCCGGAGCACCCGCGTCGAGGACGCCGCCGACCGCTACGTCGACCGCGTGCTCGCCGCGGTGGACCGCGAGACCATCGCCGACGCCGACCTGACGGTCGCGCTCGACCCCGGCCACGGCGCGGGCGCGCTCACCTCGCCCGAGTTCTTCCGCCGGCTCGGCTGTCGCGTCGTCACGGTCAACGCACAGCCCGACGGCCACTTCCCGGGCCGCGACCCCGAGCCCGTCCCGGAGAACCTCGGCGACCTCGGCGACCTCGTCCGCGCGACCGACGCCGACGTGGGCATCGCACACGACGGCGACGCCGACCGCGCCATCTTCTACGACGAGCACGGCGAGTACGTCGAGGGCGACGCCACGCTCGCCGCGCTCGCCGCCGCGGAACTCGACCCCTCGGACGTGACCGTCTCCGCCGTGAACGTCTCCCAGCGGCTCGTCGACGTGGTCGAGGAGACCGGCGCGCGCCTCGAACTCACACCCATCGGCTCGACGAACATCATCACCCGCGTCCGCGAGCTGCTCGCCGAGGGCGAGCACGTCCCGCTGGCGGGCGAGGGCAACGGGGGCATCTTCTTCCCGGACTACCACATCGCCCGCGACGGTGCCTACACCGCCGCACGCTTCCTCGAACTGCTCGCCGACGCGACCGTCAGCGAGGTCGTCGACCCCTACGGCGGCTACCACAACGTCCGCCGGAACGTCGAGTACGACCGCGAGACAGAACGCACCGCGATGCTCGCCGCCGCCGAGGAGCGTGCCGAGGCCGCCGACGCGGAGCTCGACACGAAGGACGGCTTCAGACTCGACTACGGCGACGCGTGGGTGCTCGCACGTCCCTCGGGCACGGAACCGCTCGTGCGCGTCTACGCCGAGGCGCGCGACGCCGCCCGTGCGAGCGACCTCGCCGACGGGATGTCCGAGGCCCTCGTCACGGCGAAGGAGACCGCCTGA
- a CDS encoding ribose-phosphate diphosphokinase codes for MILPGSASQSLAAELAAELGEPIAPVEYERFPDGELLVRIGDVSPERAIVVASTATSDAFVELLQLQDAAREAGASEVVTVLPYMGYARQDEAFTPGEPVSSRAVARAISSGADRVLTVNPHEEGVCAFFDPPAVALDAAPRLAEPLPDDLTEPLFLAPDEGACDLAGSVRDAYGRGETDYFEKVRRSGTDVEVTPSDAGVAGRDVVVVDDIVATGSTMSESIGVLNERDAARVYVTTVHPLLARNAPTKLARAGVAAVYGTDTLERPVSAVSVAPVVATELSE; via the coding sequence ATGATACTCCCAGGCTCGGCCTCCCAGTCGCTGGCGGCCGAACTCGCGGCCGAACTCGGCGAGCCCATCGCGCCCGTCGAGTACGAGCGGTTCCCCGACGGGGAGCTGCTCGTCCGCATCGGCGACGTGTCGCCCGAGCGTGCAATCGTGGTCGCCTCGACGGCCACGAGCGACGCGTTCGTCGAACTGCTCCAGCTCCAGGACGCCGCCCGCGAAGCCGGCGCGAGCGAGGTCGTCACCGTGCTGCCGTACATGGGCTACGCGCGCCAGGACGAGGCGTTCACCCCCGGCGAACCGGTCTCCTCGCGGGCCGTCGCACGGGCCATCTCGTCCGGCGCGGACCGGGTGCTGACGGTCAACCCGCACGAGGAGGGGGTCTGTGCGTTCTTCGACCCGCCCGCGGTCGCGCTCGACGCCGCGCCGCGGCTGGCCGAACCGCTGCCCGACGACCTGACGGAGCCGCTGTTCCTCGCGCCGGACGAGGGGGCCTGCGACCTCGCCGGGTCGGTCCGGGACGCCTACGGCCGCGGCGAGACGGACTACTTCGAGAAGGTCCGCCGGTCGGGCACCGATGTCGAGGTCACGCCCAGCGACGCCGGCGTGGCCGGCCGTGACGTGGTCGTCGTCGACGACATCGTCGCCACCGGGTCGACGATGAGCGAGTCCATCGGCGTGCTGAACGAGCGCGATGCGGCCCGGGTGTACGTCACGACGGTCCACCCGCTGCTCGCGCGGAACGCCCCGACGAAGCTCGCCCGCGCCGGCGTCGCGGCCGTCTACGGCACCGACACGCTCGAACGCCCGGTCAGCGCGGTCTCCGTGGCACCGGTTGTCGCGACCGAACTATCGGAATAA
- a CDS encoding DUF7118 family protein, whose translation MSEAVERLQRAREAVESAEAAVERHGRDELETVESAYDSATKLLDRYEDTATGTGDFQSFVRFQDEFATTVEELDDDLPRRAAFEEALDAVDQRRLSESDFAAAREALEPARELVEIRQQERDARTELREAERGAKRRLQELADAIAEHERLLELGEADLDAPVERLRGPVEEYDEAVVAAFTDYRTDVSARELLEFAASAAHYPLVGVQEPPADLVEYVESHEAGTETVPRLLELADYSPSKLDHYVDDSTALKRAVATRQTYLDRLDGSALQLDWPPGPAAELRRRCEERITLVSRVADEDVVATLRTVRELTWDDEYDRLRTAAVALDELDAEGRERLASGSVADELAALRGERETLQDALDDR comes from the coding sequence ATGAGTGAGGCAGTCGAGCGCCTGCAGCGGGCGCGCGAGGCGGTCGAGTCGGCGGAGGCGGCGGTCGAGCGCCACGGTCGGGACGAGCTGGAGACGGTCGAATCGGCGTACGATTCGGCGACGAAGCTGCTCGATCGGTACGAGGACACCGCGACGGGGACGGGCGACTTCCAGTCGTTCGTGCGGTTCCAGGACGAGTTCGCGACGACGGTCGAGGAGCTGGACGACGACCTGCCACGCCGGGCGGCGTTCGAGGAGGCACTCGACGCGGTGGATCAGCGCCGGCTCTCCGAGTCGGACTTCGCGGCGGCTCGGGAGGCGCTCGAGCCGGCGCGGGAGCTGGTCGAGATCCGCCAGCAGGAGCGTGATGCCCGCACGGAGCTGCGGGAGGCCGAGCGTGGGGCCAAGCGCCGGCTACAGGAACTGGCCGATGCCATCGCGGAGCACGAACGACTGCTCGAACTCGGCGAGGCGGACCTCGACGCGCCGGTCGAGCGGTTGCGCGGGCCCGTCGAGGAGTACGACGAGGCGGTCGTCGCGGCCTTCACCGACTACCGGACCGACGTGTCCGCGCGCGAGCTGCTGGAGTTCGCGGCGAGTGCGGCGCACTACCCGCTCGTGGGCGTGCAGGAGCCGCCGGCGGACCTCGTGGAGTACGTCGAGTCCCACGAGGCCGGCACCGAGACGGTGCCGCGGCTGCTCGAGCTGGCGGACTACTCGCCGTCGAAGCTGGACCACTACGTCGACGACTCGACCGCGCTGAAGCGGGCGGTCGCGACCCGGCAGACGTACCTCGACCGGCTCGACGGCTCGGCGCTCCAGCTCGACTGGCCGCCCGGCCCCGCCGCCGAACTGCGCCGGCGCTGCGAGGAGCGGATCACGCTGGTCTCCCGGGTCGCCGACGAGGACGTCGTCGCGACGCTGCGGACGGTACGCGAGCTGACCTGGGACGACGAGTACGACCGACTGCGGACGGCGGCGGTCGCGCTCGACGAGCTCGACGCCGAGGGACGCGAGCGACTGGCCTCGGGCTCGGTCGCGGACGAGCTGGCGGCGCTGCGCGGCGAGCGGGAGACGCTGCAGGACGCGCTCGACGACCGGTAG